The following are encoded together in the Leuconostoc mesenteroides subsp. mesenteroides ATCC 8293 genome:
- a CDS encoding flavocytochrome c has translation MVKFNFSCTNIDNLKSSYDFVVIGSGATGMTAAIQAQELGLDVVIFEKLNSLGGNSMRASTGMNAVETMTQLKYQIIDSQESFYEETLKGGKGSNNKELLSYFVRHTESAIEWLSYHNIELNEIVSTGGMSKKRAHQPTGATAIGGYLVKGLQQQLAEKRIPVFNQTKVLSLVKNDGHISGVEIEHPQAGKKIINAKTVLIASGGFAQNRAMMSVYAPDLLRLGTTNHPGATGDGIKLATTAGGALVDMNKVQVHPTAQQETDHIYLIGEGLRGAGAILINHLGKRFTNEMATRDQVTKAIDDLHQDGATLVFDQGICEAFKAADFYVAMGLAVSGNTIYELAEKIGVNPNNLEKTVSGWNMYQKAFEDIAFDRQTGMDRGIEKSPYYAIHIKPAVHYTMGGIKTNRLTEVLNEIGEAVPGLFAAGEVAGGLHGDNRIGGNSIAETIVFGRQAGQQAAKHVLSLS, from the coding sequence ATGGTCAAATTTAATTTTTCATGTACCAATATTGATAATTTGAAAAGTTCATATGATTTTGTAGTTATTGGGTCGGGCGCGACGGGAATGACTGCTGCCATTCAGGCGCAAGAATTAGGGCTGGATGTGGTTATATTTGAAAAGTTAAATAGCCTAGGGGGTAATTCAATGCGCGCGTCTACTGGTATGAATGCTGTTGAAACGATGACACAATTAAAGTATCAGATAATTGACTCGCAGGAATCATTTTATGAAGAGACACTTAAGGGTGGAAAAGGTAGTAATAATAAGGAATTATTGTCATATTTTGTGAGACATACTGAATCTGCAATTGAATGGTTGTCTTATCATAATATTGAATTAAATGAGATTGTATCGACAGGTGGTATGTCAAAAAAACGCGCTCATCAACCAACCGGTGCCACTGCAATTGGCGGTTATCTTGTAAAGGGGCTGCAACAGCAGTTAGCGGAGAAGCGCATCCCCGTCTTTAATCAGACAAAAGTCTTATCTTTAGTTAAGAATGATGGTCATATCTCGGGGGTTGAGATTGAGCACCCGCAAGCAGGAAAAAAGATTATTAATGCCAAAACAGTTCTGATTGCTAGTGGTGGGTTCGCACAGAATCGTGCCATGATGTCAGTATATGCTCCTGATTTATTAAGGTTAGGCACGACAAATCATCCCGGTGCGACCGGTGACGGTATTAAGCTTGCAACAACTGCCGGTGGTGCACTGGTAGATATGAACAAAGTACAAGTTCACCCAACTGCCCAGCAGGAAACGGATCATATTTATTTAATAGGCGAGGGATTGCGCGGTGCTGGTGCTATTTTGATCAATCATTTAGGCAAACGCTTTACTAATGAAATGGCTACGCGTGATCAGGTGACTAAGGCCATTGATGACCTGCATCAGGATGGAGCGACACTGGTATTTGATCAGGGCATTTGCGAGGCATTTAAAGCAGCCGACTTTTATGTTGCCATGGGGTTAGCTGTTTCAGGAAATACAATATATGAGCTAGCGGAAAAAATAGGTGTAAACCCTAATAACTTGGAAAAAACAGTAAGTGGTTGGAACATGTATCAAAAGGCCTTTGAGGATATAGCATTTGATCGCCAGACAGGCATGGATCGTGGTATTGAGAAGTCGCCTTATTATGCAATTCACATTAAACCGGCCGTTCATTACACAATGGGCGGAATAAAGACTAATCGTTTAACTGAAGTTTTAAATGAGATAGGTGAGGCAGTACCAGGATTATTTGCTGCTGGTGAGGTGGCTGGTGGATTACATGGAGATAATCGCATTGGTGGTAATTCAATTGCCGAAACAATTGTTTTTGGTCGACAGGCGGGCCAGCAAGCTGCAAAACATGTTTTGAGTTTGTCATAA
- a CDS encoding YagU family protein, with translation MVTLNKPVASLKEIITKSIFYGFIAGMISGMVKIGWENILPPRTLARNATNPPQHMAEQLGIPSKLVHSFFYYSQDQKVFWFTLILHFSFAIAFAILYVFVSQYWSKVALWQGAAYGIFLWILWHIIIMPAFGTIPAPWNQPLDEHISEFFGHIVWAWSIAVTVYFLIAKDKNGHLENV, from the coding sequence ATGGTTACACTAAATAAACCAGTTGCATCACTAAAGGAGATCATTACTAAAAGTATTTTCTACGGATTTATTGCAGGGATGATTTCAGGAATGGTTAAAATCGGTTGGGAAAATATTTTGCCACCACGTACACTAGCTCGTAATGCCACTAACCCACCACAACATATGGCTGAACAGCTTGGCATTCCATCTAAACTAGTTCATTCATTCTTTTACTACTCTCAAGATCAAAAAGTATTTTGGTTCACATTGATTCTACACTTCTCATTTGCCATTGCGTTTGCAATACTATACGTATTTGTATCTCAATATTGGTCTAAAGTAGCTTTGTGGCAAGGTGCTGCTTATGGTATATTCCTTTGGATTCTTTGGCATATCATTATCATGCCTGCATTTGGAACAATTCCAGCTCCATGGAATCAACCTTTAGATGAACATATTTCTGAGTTCTTTGGGCATATTGTTTGGGCATGGTCGATCGCAGTGACGGTCTACTTCTTAATTGCTAAGGATAAGAATGGTCATTTAGAAAACGTATAA
- a CDS encoding glycosyltransferase family 2 protein, with amino-acid sequence MLTRFTTPRLGLILPAYNEQEVLPTTLSKLNTIKETLIQKNLISDDSFIMVVDDGSVDNTWEIIQEKEQLNSDLIGVKLSRNFGHQSALLAGMSESIKLADIVITLDADLQDNPDIIQKMVLKYKAGNEIVYGVRSSRKTDTWFKRNTALTFYKISSFLGVEMVPDHADFRLMSRVAVLALLRLPERNVFLRAMVPLVGFQSDKVFYERGERQAGTSKYPLKKMLSFAIDGITSFSVQPIRLLFNLGILVISIASIEIVYTIFEKMIGNTEAGWSSLMISIWLLGGINLVAISIVGIYIGKIFTEVKQRPLFQIETETGLFVEKLRKVDDYTMK; translated from the coding sequence ATGCTGACAAGATTTACAACACCAAGACTTGGGTTGATTTTACCAGCCTATAATGAGCAGGAAGTTTTGCCTACAACCTTGTCCAAATTGAATACGATTAAAGAGACTTTGATTCAAAAAAATCTCATTAGCGACGATAGTTTTATTATGGTTGTGGACGATGGCTCTGTAGACAATACATGGGAAATTATTCAAGAAAAAGAACAATTAAATTCTGATTTAATTGGTGTCAAGTTATCTCGTAATTTTGGCCACCAATCAGCATTATTAGCAGGAATGTCAGAGAGTATTAAATTAGCGGACATTGTTATAACACTAGATGCTGACTTGCAAGATAATCCAGACATTATTCAAAAAATGGTGCTTAAATATAAAGCGGGCAATGAAATCGTATATGGGGTCAGATCCAGTAGAAAAACCGATACATGGTTCAAACGTAATACGGCACTAACCTTTTACAAAATTTCATCATTCTTAGGTGTTGAAATGGTACCAGATCACGCCGACTTTAGATTAATGAGTCGTGTTGCCGTGCTAGCATTACTGCGACTACCTGAGCGAAATGTTTTTCTACGCGCTATGGTACCGCTAGTTGGCTTTCAGTCAGATAAAGTTTTCTATGAACGTGGTGAACGTCAGGCAGGTACATCAAAATATCCATTAAAAAAGATGTTGAGTTTTGCTATTGATGGCATTACCAGTTTCAGTGTTCAACCGATTCGTTTATTATTTAATTTAGGCATTCTTGTCATCAGCATCGCCAGTATTGAAATTGTTTACACAATATTTGAAAAAATGATTGGAAACACAGAAGCAGGTTGGTCATCTTTGATGATTTCCATTTGGTTATTGGGAGGCATTAACTTGGTAGCAATATCGATTGTTGGTATTTATATTGGCAAAATATTTACCGAAGTGAAGCAACGACCTTTATTTCAAATTGAAACTGAAACAGGGCTATTCGTGGAAAAGCTACGTAAAGTTGATGACTATACCATGAAGTGA
- a CDS encoding FAD-dependent oxidoreductase, protein MSKTKIIIVGASHGGHQAILELTRKYKNLDIKLFEAGDFISFMSCGMELYLENSVTDVNDVRNFRPEDMEQLGAEIYSNHEVLAIDADDRTVSVKDVTTGSTEKYSYDKLILSSGVTPNSLPVPGTDLENVYLMRGKDWATSIKAKLENPDVKNITIVGAGYIGVEAAEASVKAGKNVTLIDMIDRPLGNYLDAELTAVLEKELADKGVKVVTDVRIESYEGTSQVTAVKTDEGKYPSDLVIQAAGVKPNTNWLKGVIDLDDRGWIKTDEYLRTNLPDVYAVGDAVLSYSIPAQTKLPIALATVVRREVRYIIAHLFENQPSVPFKGVVGSSALSVFDYHFATAGLNTTTAQKSGVTLKCSFYQDTLRPDYVPRENGNTEVYVELGYDPQTHRILGGAVLSTYDITAQGNVIALAIEHGLRLEDLAEADFFFQPGFDRQWSLLNLAAQHALGEPKF, encoded by the coding sequence ATGTCAAAAACAAAGATTATTATAGTTGGTGCATCTCATGGGGGACATCAAGCTATTCTAGAACTAACTCGTAAATACAAGAACCTTGACATCAAGTTGTTTGAAGCCGGTGATTTTATTTCATTCATGTCTTGCGGCATGGAATTATATTTGGAAAATAGTGTTACTGATGTTAATGATGTTCGTAATTTCCGTCCTGAAGATATGGAACAGTTGGGCGCAGAAATTTACAGTAACCACGAGGTACTGGCAATTGATGCTGATGATAGAACAGTTTCTGTCAAAGACGTTACTACCGGTAGTACTGAGAAATATAGCTATGATAAGCTGATATTAAGTTCAGGCGTGACACCAAATAGTCTACCTGTTCCAGGGACTGATTTAGAAAATGTCTACCTCATGCGTGGTAAAGATTGGGCAACAAGTATAAAGGCCAAGTTAGAAAATCCCGATGTTAAAAATATCACAATTGTTGGTGCGGGTTACATTGGCGTTGAGGCAGCGGAAGCTAGTGTTAAGGCCGGGAAAAATGTTACTTTAATTGATATGATTGACCGCCCTTTGGGAAATTATTTAGATGCTGAATTAACAGCTGTTCTGGAAAAGGAATTAGCTGATAAAGGTGTAAAAGTGGTTACTGACGTTCGCATCGAAAGTTATGAAGGAACTAGTCAAGTAACGGCAGTAAAAACAGATGAGGGAAAGTACCCGAGTGATTTAGTTATTCAAGCCGCTGGGGTTAAGCCAAATACGAATTGGTTGAAAGGTGTGATTGATTTAGACGATCGAGGCTGGATTAAAACGGATGAATATTTACGGACGAATTTACCAGATGTTTATGCTGTGGGAGATGCGGTTCTATCGTATTCAATCCCTGCCCAAACTAAATTACCAATTGCACTAGCAACCGTTGTACGGCGTGAAGTCCGTTATATAATCGCACATTTATTTGAAAATCAGCCCTCAGTTCCTTTCAAAGGGGTCGTTGGCTCGTCAGCGTTAAGTGTGTTCGATTACCATTTTGCAACGGCTGGATTAAATACCACAACGGCCCAAAAATCAGGTGTTACTTTGAAGTGCTCCTTCTACCAAGATACCTTACGGCCCGACTACGTTCCTCGAGAAAATGGGAACACCGAAGTTTATGTCGAGCTGGGCTATGATCCGCAGACACATCGTATTTTAGGCGGTGCGGTGCTATCGACTTATGATATAACGGCTCAAGGTAATGTTATTGCGCTAGCGATCGAACACGGACTTCGTTTGGAAGATTTGGCTGAAGCCGACTTTTTCTTCCAACCAGGATTTGACCGACAATGGAGTCTATTGAACCTAGCGGCCCAACATGCACTTGGTGAGCCTAAATTTTAA
- a CDS encoding ECF transporter S component — MRQQNRIVIDIVLVALFTSITFVATSIQVPMPALIGKPFVHLGNSAVLLSVLLLGYKRGALAGGFGLALFDVMHGYAMEAPYYFVECFIVGGVAAYVFSLVNYKQHGTNLKLILVILSAVFAKLVMTTGHNFVMSLFKGMTLQPAIIATISSLFPTIINCITTLVVVFVIYRVLAEQFKRLFVRNNFS, encoded by the coding sequence ATGAGACAACAAAATAGGATAGTCATAGACATTGTGTTAGTTGCTTTATTTACTAGTATTACATTTGTAGCGACCAGTATACAGGTTCCAATGCCGGCACTGATAGGAAAACCATTTGTACATTTGGGCAACTCAGCAGTGCTCCTTTCAGTACTCTTATTAGGCTATAAACGGGGTGCATTGGCTGGTGGCTTTGGATTAGCATTATTCGATGTGATGCATGGTTATGCCATGGAAGCGCCTTATTATTTTGTTGAGTGCTTCATTGTTGGTGGTGTTGCGGCCTATGTGTTTTCATTAGTAAACTATAAACAACATGGAACCAATTTAAAATTAATTCTTGTTATTCTTTCAGCTGTTTTTGCTAAATTAGTAATGACAACGGGGCATAATTTTGTGATGAGCTTATTTAAGGGGATGACACTGCAACCGGCAATAATAGCTACTATTTCATCTCTTTTTCCTACTATAATTAATTGCATTACGACATTAGTTGTTGTCTTTGTGATATATCGAGTACTAGCTGAACAGTTTAAACGATTATTTGTAAGAAATAATTTTAGTTAA
- a CDS encoding glutathione S-transferase C-terminal domain-containing protein codes for MSDQTLQKELENIEVTDTLQACPIDFSQSKVANPRAHQKQKEYDNGKDKSNFNEREKFSAYQGPQFKARFTDGTLPVTPNRYRLIWSRHCPWANRIAIGIDLLGLDQVISNGIVDPLRPAGVVGDWFFTLDDGDVDPVLGIHSLGEAYRLADPSYDKRTTVPALVDTQTGKVVNNDYNNLIKEFALAWQEYVPETAPDLYPKNLRSDIDALSDIILMDINYAVNEAGHGRSQADYKKWYDKVFNRLDWLEERLANQRYLFGDQITLVDINLYVTLSRFDLVFYQKYFVNKKRLVDYPNLWNYAKDLYAIPAFGDNTNFESMRQRFYEVDHTPQEDLPRIIPLGPDDSIWEEANDRAEKFG; via the coding sequence ATGAGTGATCAAACACTACAAAAAGAACTAGAAAACATTGAGGTAACGGATACACTACAGGCGTGTCCGATTGATTTTTCACAATCAAAGGTTGCTAATCCGCGAGCGCATCAAAAGCAAAAAGAATATGACAACGGTAAAGACAAGTCCAATTTTAATGAACGAGAAAAGTTTTCAGCCTATCAAGGCCCCCAATTTAAAGCCCGGTTTACAGACGGTACGCTTCCTGTTACACCTAACCGTTATCGCTTGATTTGGTCTCGTCATTGCCCTTGGGCTAATCGTATTGCCATTGGTATTGATTTATTAGGTTTAGATCAAGTGATTTCTAATGGCATCGTTGATCCTTTGAGACCAGCTGGGGTAGTTGGAGACTGGTTCTTTACGTTAGATGATGGGGATGTTGATCCAGTATTAGGGATTCATTCACTTGGGGAAGCTTACCGGTTAGCTGATCCTTCATACGATAAAAGAACGACGGTACCAGCACTCGTTGACACTCAAACCGGTAAGGTTGTTAACAATGATTATAATAATTTAATCAAAGAATTTGCCTTAGCCTGGCAAGAATATGTACCAGAAACTGCACCGGACTTATATCCTAAGAACTTGCGTTCAGATATTGATGCGTTGAGTGACATCATATTGATGGACATCAATTATGCGGTTAATGAGGCGGGTCATGGACGTTCTCAAGCAGATTATAAAAAATGGTATGACAAAGTATTTAATCGATTAGATTGGCTAGAGGAGCGCCTAGCCAACCAACGCTACTTATTCGGTGACCAAATAACATTAGTAGATATTAATTTATATGTCACGCTGTCACGATTTGACTTAGTGTTTTATCAAAAGTATTTTGTTAATAAAAAACGTTTAGTTGATTATCCTAATTTGTGGAACTACGCTAAGGATTTGTATGCCATCCCTGCATTTGGCGACAATACTAATTTTGAATCAATGCGTCAACGTTTTTATGAGGTTGATCATACACCGCAAGAGGATCTGCCTCGAATTATTCCATTAGGGCCAGATGATAGTATTTGGGAAGAAGCAAATGACAGAGCAGAAAAATTTGGTTAG
- a CDS encoding ArnT family glycosyltransferase, producing the protein MQLKRMQKTDWYLVGILILSAFLYGWGIWDAGSANSYYTAAITSMTKSWSNFWYGAFDPAGFITVDKPPVALWLMAISAKIFGVHGWSVVLPSVLSGIGSVYLMYKLLAPKFGLLAGRIGSLILTLTPTVVANSRTNNMDAILVFFLLLAVYILQKAVAKKNIWLVIVSFGLIGVGFNIKMLQAFMILPAMLVYYWVAIKLPWKKKIAWLVVGMASLSIFTVAYPLAVDSVDQSSRPYIGSSQTNSLMELAFGYNGTERLLGQSTGTGGAFPGMGSTKKSTGTQKNNGAPSGKKPSGSASTGKMTGQAPTGQQNGGKAPTGTPPNQSTNKNANQAKGKAPGQSGKMTRQAQGGQGGGNSAFAIGSAGPFRLFQSDLGSQIGWYLPLAILGLIAGWFGFRKRGAKWHHVSEEQSEVLLWAGWFVPVYGFFSVASFFHPYYTIMLAPAIAALTAIGVAAVVKMSAQSNKESMIARIVVSVAVLTTLLLQAYYVWSYYQIISIILIIVAIGLSIWWLLPRQINNKIKIVLSAISILLMAGWWSLTPTLSHNSAAIPAASPSLLSQTGSSDMGGEVNNQLLSYTKKHQGNAKYLFATTDSNSASGYIIKSGKAVMAIGGYNGTDPTMSLSEFKKLVKSGQLKYFVMGNNSKTSSGQISKILTWVKKNGTKVTYSSSTSNQSSPTQQMGGQSQSTTLYDLSNIYE; encoded by the coding sequence TTGCAATTAAAAAGAATGCAAAAAACAGATTGGTATTTAGTCGGTATTTTAATACTAAGTGCCTTTCTGTATGGTTGGGGTATATGGGATGCTGGTAGTGCTAATAGCTACTATACGGCGGCTATTACCTCGATGACAAAAAGTTGGTCGAATTTTTGGTACGGCGCTTTTGATCCAGCAGGATTTATTACTGTTGACAAACCGCCAGTTGCATTATGGCTAATGGCCATATCAGCTAAAATATTTGGTGTACATGGCTGGTCGGTTGTTTTACCAAGTGTTTTGTCGGGTATAGGATCTGTTTACTTAATGTATAAATTATTAGCACCAAAGTTTGGTTTATTGGCCGGAAGAATTGGGTCCTTGATTTTGACATTAACGCCAACGGTGGTTGCTAATAGTCGCACAAATAATATGGATGCTATACTGGTATTTTTCTTGCTTTTAGCTGTATATATTTTACAAAAAGCAGTCGCTAAGAAAAATATTTGGCTAGTCATTGTCAGTTTTGGTTTGATTGGTGTGGGCTTTAACATCAAAATGTTACAAGCCTTCATGATTTTACCAGCAATGCTTGTTTATTATTGGGTAGCAATCAAACTACCGTGGAAAAAGAAAATTGCTTGGTTAGTTGTTGGTATGGCTTCCTTATCGATTTTTACAGTAGCCTACCCGTTGGCAGTTGATTCTGTTGACCAATCTAGTCGACCATATATTGGTAGCTCACAAACGAATTCATTAATGGAGCTAGCATTTGGATATAACGGTACCGAAAGATTGTTAGGACAATCAACAGGAACCGGCGGTGCTTTCCCTGGCATGGGAAGTACCAAAAAATCAACAGGAACTCAAAAAAATAACGGTGCTCCGAGTGGTAAAAAGCCGAGCGGGTCAGCGTCAACTGGTAAAATGACCGGACAGGCACCGACCGGACAACAAAACGGTGGTAAAGCGCCAACTGGCACGCCACCAAACCAATCTACAAATAAAAACGCAAACCAGGCTAAAGGCAAAGCACCTGGTCAGTCAGGAAAAATGACCAGACAAGCACAAGGTGGCCAGGGTGGCGGTAACAGTGCATTTGCTATTGGATCAGCTGGACCATTTAGGCTTTTCCAATCAGATTTGGGTTCACAAATTGGTTGGTATCTGCCACTTGCAATTCTTGGACTTATTGCTGGTTGGTTTGGATTTAGAAAACGTGGTGCTAAATGGCACCATGTTTCTGAGGAACAATCCGAGGTTCTGCTCTGGGCGGGCTGGTTCGTTCCAGTCTATGGATTTTTCTCAGTTGCTAGCTTCTTTCACCCATATTACACAATTATGCTAGCCCCTGCGATTGCTGCACTGACAGCAATTGGCGTAGCGGCGGTTGTGAAAATGTCTGCTCAAAGCAATAAAGAATCAATGATCGCACGAATAGTGGTCAGTGTTGCCGTATTAACAACGCTTCTACTGCAAGCGTACTATGTATGGTCATATTATCAAATTATCAGCATTATCTTGATTATTGTAGCAATTGGCTTATCTATCTGGTGGTTATTGCCTAGACAAATCAATAACAAAATAAAAATTGTCTTGTCGGCCATTAGTATCTTACTAATGGCAGGCTGGTGGTCGTTAACACCAACATTGTCGCACAATTCTGCAGCAATACCAGCCGCTAGTCCTTCCCTGCTAAGTCAAACCGGAAGCAGTGATATGGGCGGGGAAGTCAATAATCAATTATTGAGCTACACTAAGAAGCATCAAGGCAATGCTAAATACTTATTTGCTACAACAGATTCTAATTCAGCATCTGGATATATTATCAAATCAGGCAAAGCAGTTATGGCTATAGGTGGTTATAACGGTACTGATCCAACGATGTCTCTATCCGAGTTTAAGAAGCTAGTCAAGTCGGGACAACTTAAATACTTCGTTATGGGTAATAATAGTAAAACTTCAAGTGGTCAAATTAGTAAAATACTAACTTGGGTTAAAAAGAATGGTACTAAGGTCACATATAGTTCTAGTACGTCAAATCAAAGTTCCCCAACGCAACAAATGGGTGGACAATCACAAAGTACAACGCTATATGATCTATCAAATATATACGAATAA
- a CDS encoding GtrA family protein has protein sequence MKYIFWGVATTIVYLIVRLISMKIFDDTMLPVLISQTLTIIFAFVVNKLFVFTTKQTKSVFVQFVRFLWGRLFVAGIDFFLTYVMIEKYSNIFIHIFFLNQVNFKLFPFSLPIVNQFASNSTELNSFLAIILIQVLSVIVNYLISKFMIFN, from the coding sequence ATGAAGTATATTTTCTGGGGTGTGGCAACGACCATAGTATATTTAATCGTTCGACTCATTTCCATGAAAATATTTGATGACACAATGCTGCCTGTCCTAATCTCGCAGACACTGACCATTATATTCGCATTTGTTGTTAATAAACTGTTTGTTTTTACAACCAAACAAACAAAAAGCGTGTTCGTTCAGTTCGTCAGATTCCTTTGGGGACGGTTATTTGTGGCCGGAATTGACTTCTTTTTAACCTACGTTATGATCGAAAAATATAGCAATATTTTTATTCATATTTTCTTTCTTAATCAAGTAAACTTTAAGCTATTTCCTTTTTCATTACCAATAGTAAACCAATTCGCTTCAAATAGTACGGAGCTAAATAGTTTTCTAGCAATTATTTTGATACAAGTGTTATCGGTAATTGTAAATTATCTTATTTCAAAATTTATGATTTTCAATTAA
- a CDS encoding XRE family transcriptional regulator — translation MENIFSYQLNMLRQKKSLSQEIIAQKLYVSRQSVSKWERGDAEPDIDKLIALADIFGVDLNYLLAGQQSPEELLLKLTAVRKGFKKPVLNDVNLEIYGKDRIALLGSNGSGKSTIVNIIAGMLRPDAGHIERLFDPKEDLNVMPQENTLIETLRLAEHIALSAGIHRIYSTQFVSGLLQKFHLEEQANVRISDLSGGQKRRLALLLSVMSSSKLLILDEPTVGMDLESIDFFWNYMDHVAGSVLTITHDFNQIDRYFNRVLLLKDGVIVQDEKVTVIHSNNQTIEEWYRKYNNNEG, via the coding sequence ATGGAAAATATATTCAGTTATCAGCTCAATATGTTACGGCAAAAGAAAAGTTTATCGCAGGAGATTATTGCTCAAAAGTTATATGTTTCGCGTCAATCCGTTTCAAAATGGGAGCGTGGGGATGCTGAACCAGACATTGATAAACTTATTGCGTTAGCGGACATCTTTGGAGTTGATTTAAATTATTTATTGGCCGGACAACAGAGCCCAGAAGAATTATTATTGAAGTTGACGGCCGTTCGTAAAGGCTTTAAAAAACCAGTATTAAATGATGTGAATTTAGAAATTTATGGTAAGGATCGCATTGCATTATTAGGGAGCAATGGTTCGGGTAAGTCTACTATTGTAAATATTATTGCGGGCATGCTACGACCAGATGCAGGTCACATCGAAAGATTATTTGATCCCAAAGAGGATTTAAATGTTATGCCCCAAGAAAATACTTTAATAGAAACGCTTCGATTGGCAGAACATATAGCTCTTTCTGCCGGCATTCATCGCATTTATTCAACGCAATTTGTTAGTGGATTATTACAAAAGTTTCATTTGGAAGAACAAGCTAATGTCAGAATTAGTGATCTATCTGGCGGTCAAAAAAGAAGACTTGCATTATTGCTAAGTGTAATGAGTTCTTCAAAGCTTTTGATTCTAGATGAACCGACAGTTGGCATGGATTTAGAATCTATTGATTTCTTTTGGAATTATATGGATCATGTTGCTGGTAGTGTTTTGACTATTACACATGATTTTAATCAAATTGATCGGTATTTTAATCGTGTTTTGTTATTAAAAGACGGCGTGATTGTACAAGATGAAAAAGTGACGGTAATACATTCTAATAATCAGACAATTGAAGAATGGTACCGTAAGTATAATAATAACGAGGGGTGA
- a CDS encoding hydroxymethylpyrimidine/phosphomethylpyrimidine kinase translates to MNKILSIGGSDTSGGGGIEADIRTFEKYNIFNLVAIENIVTMAPQTWAVTQYTVPNHLFASQLQTAVAVDLAGIKVGMVSDVDNFNTLVGYLESVKPSALLVDPVMATKLSIDNDRTVDLETYKEKLLAKADIITPNILEAAMLTGVKSINNVSEMKVAAEKLSSYGIKYVVIKSGSRFDNNLATDMLYDGTTFEIFQRELIATDYNHGAGCTFSAAILANIVKGMPIHEAVLDAKNFTFQSIENAVRVNQFVGHVWQGENGHETTK, encoded by the coding sequence CGGTGGGTCAGATACAAGTGGTGGCGGTGGTATAGAGGCGGACATTAGAACTTTCGAAAAATACAACATATTTAATTTGGTTGCTATTGAAAATATTGTGACTATGGCACCACAAACATGGGCAGTGACACAATATACAGTGCCAAATCATCTGTTTGCGTCTCAATTACAAACAGCAGTGGCGGTTGATCTAGCTGGCATTAAAGTTGGTATGGTTTCAGATGTTGATAATTTCAATACACTGGTTGGCTATCTAGAAAGCGTGAAGCCCAGTGCATTGTTAGTGGATCCCGTCATGGCTACAAAATTGTCAATCGATAATGATCGTACGGTTGATCTAGAGACTTATAAAGAAAAGTTATTAGCCAAAGCGGACATTATTACACCCAATATTTTGGAAGCAGCGATGTTAACGGGAGTGAAGTCTATTAACAACGTGTCCGAAATGAAAGTAGCCGCTGAAAAGCTATCTAGCTACGGCATCAAATATGTTGTCATTAAATCAGGTAGTAGGTTTGATAATAATCTAGCTACAGATATGCTGTATGATGGCACTACTTTTGAAATATTCCAACGAGAATTGATAGCAACTGATTACAATCATGGTGCAGGCTGTACTTTTTCTGCAGCTATATTGGCGAACATTGTGAAGGGGATGCCGATACACGAGGCGGTTCTTGATGCCAAAAATTTTACATTTCAGTCGATAGAAAATGCAGTTAGAGTCAATCAATTTGTAGGCCATGTTTGGCAAGGAGAAAATGGTCATGAGACAACAAAATAG